AGTCGGCCCATGGCAGAGGTAGGCGACCCCGCGCCGGATATCACCGCACCGCTCGCGAACGGCGACGTCGAACCGTTCGTGCTCTCCGATCAGTTGGGAGACGGCCCCGTCGTACTGGCGTTCTTCCCCGGTGCGTTCACGAGCGTCTGTACCACCGAAATGAGCACGCTACAGGGCGACCTCGACCGGCTCCAAGAGAGCGGCGCGACGCTCTATGGTGTGAGCGTCGATACGCCGTTCGCACTCAACGAGTTCCGCGAGCAGGAGGACTTGGAGTTCGGCCTGATCAGCGATACGAACAAGGCGGTTATCGAGGACTACGGCGTGGAGATGGACTTTGCGGACCTGGGCTATCACGGCGTCGCAAAGCGTGCGGTGTTCGTCCTCGACGAGGACGGCGAGATCACCTACGCGTGGGTCAGCGACGACCCCGGCGCGGAACCGGACTACGACGAACTGGTCGAAGCCGCGAGCGACGCCGCGTAAACGGGGGTTTTTCTACCTCGCGGACGGATCGAGGGTATGGCTGAGACGACCGGTAACAGACGCTACGATCCCGACGCCGAGCACGCCTTTCCCGACGGTCGGGTCAACGCGGTGCTCTCGTCTATCGAAGACGACGAGGAGATCCAGGCGTACCTCGAAGCCCAGAACGTCAATCCGGTCACCCGAATGCGCTACAACGACCACGGCGAGAAGCACATCGAGATCGTGCTGAACCGCGCGCTGTGTCTCTACGATCTGCTCAAGCGCGGCGGTGTCGAGTTCAACGGAGCCCGCGAGCAGGGCCTCGAAGAGGACGACGAAGCGGTGATCCTCGCCCTGGCCGCGAAGCTCCACGACATCGGCCACGTCGTCCACCGCTCGGACCACGCCTACTACTCGATCCCGCTCGCGGCGGATATCCTCGACCGGATCCTGCCGGAGTTCTACGATGTCGGCGGGCAGGTCCGGGTGAAAGGCGAGGTGCTGCACGCGATCCTCTGTCATCACACCGAGGAGACCCCCCTCACGCGGGAGGCGGGCGTCATCCGGATCTGTGACGGGCTGGACATGGAACGCGGGCGCTCGCGAAACCCCTACGAACGGGGCGGTCGGGGGATCAACACCGTCTCCAGTCAGGCGATCCAGCGCGTCTCCCTCCAGAAGGGCGAGGACGTCCCGGTCCACGTCGAGATCGAGATGACCGACGCGGCGGGCGTCTATCAGGTCGACAGCCTGCTGAAGGCCAAACTCGACGACTCGGGACTCGAGGACTTCGTTCGGATCGTCGCGCTCAACACCCGCAGTGAGAACGAACTCGTCAAGCGGATCGAGCTGTAAACGGGCGATGAGACGGCCCACCCGCTCGCAGTCGGTGGGGCGGCCATGAGCGACTGGCTCCTGCTGGTCGGCGTGCTCGTCGCGGCGTTCGTCGGCTACAACGTCGGCGGGGCGACGACCGGTCCGGCCTTCGGCCCAGCGGTCGGGGCGGGGGCGATCTCGAAGGTCGGGGCGGCGGCGCTGATGACGGTGTTTTTCTTCGGCGGCGGCTGGACCCTCGGCCGGGAGGTCGTCGACACGCTCGGTGGCGAGATCGTCCCGAGCGCGCTGTTTACCCTCGAAGTCTCCATCGCCGTCCTCTTTTTCGTCGGCGGGGCGCTGTTCGTCGGGAACGTCTTCGGCGTGCCCGCCTCGACCTCGATGAGCGCCGTCGGCTCGATCGCGGGCCTGGGCATCGCGACCGGCCGAATCGACTGGGCGACGATGGGCGTGATCGTCACGTGGTGGCTCGTCGCGCCCGTGATCGCGTTCTGGATCAGCGGGGTCATCGGTCGGTATTTCTACCCGTCGCTCGACCGATGGGTCGCGATCCCCCGAAACGACCGCTCGACGTTCGTTCTCGACCGAACCGGTCGGGTGCCCCGTCCCAGGGCGGGCGAGGCCGTGGCCCGCCGGGAGGTCTTCGGTACGCTCGGATTGATCGCGATCGGCTGTTACATGGCGTTCAGTTCGGGTGCGAGCAACGTCGCAAACGCGGTCGCCCCGCTGGTGGGAAGCGGCGAGCTGGCGATGAGCCCCGCGATCGCGCTGGCGGCCGGGGCGACCGGGCTGGGGGCGTTTACGATCGCCAGACGCACCCTCGAAACGCTCGGCAACGACATCACCGACCTCCCGCTGACCGCCGCGATCGTCGTCGCGGTCGTCAGCGCGACCATCATCACCCTCCTGTCGGCGGCCGGGATCCCCGCGAGTTTCGTCGTGGTCGCGACGATGAGCATCATCGGCCTCGGATGGGGTCGGGCGACCCGGACGGTGCCGGCCGAGGACCCCCTCCTCGAGGACGACGCGCTCGCGGGGGCCGACGGGAGCGATTCGGAGGCAATCCCTCGAGCCACGGACCTGTTCGACCCGCAGACGACCGCGCGGGTCATCCTCCTCCAGAACGTCGTCCCCACCCTCGCGACCCTCGGGGCGTACCTCACCTTCCGGTTCGTGCCGCTTTTCGGCCTCTAAATCAGTCCCGCCAGCGCCTGACCCGGTCGCTGTCGTCGACCCGGACGTGGGTCTTATCGGTTTTCCTGATCCACGCGAGAAACGACTGGAGGCGCTCGGCCCCGCGCAGTGCCTCGACCGTGTCGTACTCCTGTTTCAGTTCGTGGTGGGTGAACGTCGCGTGGACCTGTTTGTGACAGGGCTGACACAGCCGTGCCGTCGGGCTCTCCGTACGGTTTTTCGGGATCAGGTGATGGGTCGTGGTCTCGACGGCCCGACCACAGAGTTCACAGCCCATACTGGATCGAGGGACCGGGGAACCGAAAGCGTGTCCACTTTTCACCCGGGGAGTTCTGCTTGGAGTATGCAGATCCTCGTCCCGATCGACGGCTCGGGTAGCAGTTTCGACGCGCTCCGCTTTGGCGTCGAGTTCGCTCGCGGGTTCGACGCCGACCTCGCCGTGGTCCACTTCGCCGCCGAGCGAACCGAGGCGACTGACGACCTCTTCGAGCGCGCTCGTGGGGAGATCCGGGACGGTGGTCTCGAGGCCGACCCCGAACTGATCGAGACCGACGTCGTCACCGAGTCGGGCGCAGCCCGGAAGGTCGGAGAACGGATCGTCTCGCTCGCCCGAGAGCGGGGCTACGACCACGTCGTGATGGGGCGGGCCACCAGCGGCCGACTCGAACGGTTCGTCGTCGGCAGCGCCTCGGAGGCGGTCGTCGAGGAGAGCGACCTGCCGGTGACGCTCATCCCGTAGGTTGCGCACTCCGGGCGTACGTTTTTGCAAGTGAGCGCCGAACCGCGCCCATGACCGACATCGGCGGACATCGACGGGCACTCCTGTTGTGGGGCGGGGTCTTCGGGTTCGGGCTGGGCGCGGTGCTGGACGTAGTGATCTTCCACCAGATCCTCCAGACCCACCACCTGCTCTCGAGCGTCTACGACCCGTTGAGCTACGACGGGCTGCGAACGAACGTCATGTTCGACGGGCTGTTCTCGCTGTCGATGCTCCTGATCGCGGGCCTGGGGGCGACGATGCTCTGGCGGACGGTCAATCGCGCCAGAGAGCCCCTGTCCGGGCTCGTCGTCGTGGGGGCGGGCCTCGTCGGAGCCGGCGTGTTCAACGTCTTCGACGGCGTCGTCGACCACTACCTGCTGGGGATCCACGACGTGGTCCACGGAACCGAAGCGTGGAACCCACCGTGGGTGCTCGTCAGCCTGTTGATGCTCGGTGCCGGCCTGCTCGCGCTGCGAGTCGCCGACCGGCGCGACGGTCCCCGGGACGCTACCGAGGAAGTCGCAGACTGAACTCGCCCCGGTCGAAAAACGCCGTCTCGTAGCCCTCGTGGCGCGCCAGTTGCGGTGGCGTCTCGATCGCTATCGTCACTCGCTCACCCTCGGCGAGTTCGACGGGCGCACCGT
The DNA window shown above is from Halalkalicoccus jeotgali B3 and carries:
- a CDS encoding redoxin domain-containing protein, with protein sequence MAEVGDPAPDITAPLANGDVEPFVLSDQLGDGPVVLAFFPGAFTSVCTTEMSTLQGDLDRLQESGATLYGVSVDTPFALNEFREQEDLEFGLISDTNKAVIEDYGVEMDFADLGYHGVAKRAVFVLDEDGEITYAWVSDDPGAEPDYDELVEAASDAA
- a CDS encoding HD domain-containing protein, translating into MAETTGNRRYDPDAEHAFPDGRVNAVLSSIEDDEEIQAYLEAQNVNPVTRMRYNDHGEKHIEIVLNRALCLYDLLKRGGVEFNGAREQGLEEDDEAVILALAAKLHDIGHVVHRSDHAYYSIPLAADILDRILPEFYDVGGQVRVKGEVLHAILCHHTEETPLTREAGVIRICDGLDMERGRSRNPYERGGRGINTVSSQAIQRVSLQKGEDVPVHVEIEMTDAAGVYQVDSLLKAKLDDSGLEDFVRIVALNTRSENELVKRIEL
- a CDS encoding inorganic phosphate transporter encodes the protein MSDWLLLVGVLVAAFVGYNVGGATTGPAFGPAVGAGAISKVGAAALMTVFFFGGGWTLGREVVDTLGGEIVPSALFTLEVSIAVLFFVGGALFVGNVFGVPASTSMSAVGSIAGLGIATGRIDWATMGVIVTWWLVAPVIAFWISGVIGRYFYPSLDRWVAIPRNDRSTFVLDRTGRVPRPRAGEAVARREVFGTLGLIAIGCYMAFSSGASNVANAVAPLVGSGELAMSPAIALAAGATGLGAFTIARRTLETLGNDITDLPLTAAIVVAVVSATIITLLSAAGIPASFVVVATMSIIGLGWGRATRTVPAEDPLLEDDALAGADGSDSEAIPRATDLFDPQTTARVILLQNVVPTLATLGAYLTFRFVPLFGL
- a CDS encoding universal stress protein; protein product: MQILVPIDGSGSSFDALRFGVEFARGFDADLAVVHFAAERTEATDDLFERARGEIRDGGLEADPELIETDVVTESGAARKVGERIVSLARERGYDHVVMGRATSGRLERFVVGSASEAVVEESDLPVTLIP
- a CDS encoding DUF2243 domain-containing protein, whose product is MTDIGGHRRALLLWGGVFGFGLGAVLDVVIFHQILQTHHLLSSVYDPLSYDGLRTNVMFDGLFSLSMLLIAGLGATMLWRTVNRAREPLSGLVVVGAGLVGAGVFNVFDGVVDHYLLGIHDVVHGTEAWNPPWVLVSLLMLGAGLLALRVADRRDGPRDATEEVAD